Within the Dehalococcoidia bacterium genome, the region GAGGCGGCGCGCCCAAACGCCCAGGCACTCTTGCGTATAGCACGATTGAGGCGACGCCCTGCCCCAGTGCAGGCGGACGTAACCCCAGTCCGCCGTCTTCCAGTCGGCGGTCGCTAACGCCTCGCCCCTGTCGGCGAGGCAGAGGGCGGCGCCCCGGTCGGCGAGCGCCTGCCGTACGTCTTCCCTGCGCCAGGAGTCGTCACGGAACTCCACGGCGAGCCTCACGGCCCGAGGAAACGCCTGCAGTGCGTCCTGGAGACGAGCCACATCGGCCTTCATTCGCGGCGGCAGCTGCAGCAGCACGGGCCCCAGCTTGCCGTCGAGTCCGCGCGCAACCTCCATGAACCGGTCGACCGGGTCCTTTGGGTCGCGCAAGCGTTTCAAGTGGGTCAGGTAGCGGCTCATCTTCAGGGCGAAGACGAACCCTTCGGGGGTCCTGGCGCACCAGTCCTCGAAGACGGCGCGCCGCGGCAGGCTGTAAAACGTGTTGTTGACCTCCACCGTCTGGAAGCGCGCGGCGTAATGCTCCAGCCACTCGCGCTGCGGCAACCTGGGCGGATAGAACGCCCCGCGCCAGTGCCTGTACTGCCAGCCGGAAGTCCCGATGTAGACCGTCATGTCCCCCAACCTAGCGCAAGCAGGCTTTCGTGCGCGGGGGACGAAGGGCGCCGGGGCTACAGGGCCCGCCCGTCATCCCTGGCGAGGAGGGCGCCTATGGCGTCCGGCTCGCGGCCGGACTTGTCGAACCGCGTGCCGGCGTTCGACTGCACGGCAGACTGCATGAGGAAGGCCGAAGCCTGCACCAGGACCAGGGACACGAAGCCAACGACGGCAGCAAATGCCACTGCCGCCCCGGCCGTGACCACCGGCTCGCCGTTTTCCAGCAAGTGCGTATAGGAGGACTCCTTCGGCAGGCGGAGGGCCAGCAGGACGTTGAGCGCCGCGAAGGCCGCCGACGTCAGGGCCGCGAAGGGCAGCTGCCAGGCCGAGACGCTAACCGGCCGGCGCGTAAGCCGGACGAGGCCGCGCAGCAGGAAGAGGTTCGGCGTGCCGGTGGCGAAGACCGCGATCAGGCCTGCCACAGTCGGGGTCCAGTCCGGGAACTGCAGGATCTCCGCCGCGCCCCAGGCCCTGAGCGACTGGACGGCCAGGAAGGCCGCGCTCAGGACGACGAGCCCCGGTATCGAGCACACCAGGACGCGGGCCGTGAATGACGGCGGCCGCTCGACAGCAGCCCCGGCGGCGCTCACTTGGCGCTCGCCCTCTCTACCGCTTCGAAGAAGCTGGCGACGATCTCGTTGAACGCGTCCGCCTTCTCGAAGTAGACGCTGTGGCCGGCGCCCGCGACTTCGGCGAAGCGCGCGCCCGGTATCAAGGAAGCGGCGTGCCTGATGATCTGCGGCGAGACTATCGCGTCCTTCTCGCCCACCACGAACTGCACCGGCACGCGCAGCGCCGCAAGCTTCTCGGTAGTCGCGACGTAGCGGGCGTCGCGTTCGCCGGCTGGTTGGGGGCGCGGCGGGTTCAGGGCCATGATCGAGTCGTACAAGAAGGCCATGTGCGGCCGCTCCACGCGCAGCTCCGGGGCGTAAGCGCGGCCGGCGAGGCCCTGCGGCTGGCCCTGGCTTTCCTGGAACTGCTGGCGCATCTGCGTCAGCGTCTCATCCGACATCGCGCCCGTTGTGTCGGCCATGACAAGCGCCTTGACCCGCTCCGGATAGGCGACCGTGAACCCCATGCAGGTGCCACCACCCATGGACTGCGCCACGAGGTAGGCGCGCTCGATCCCCAGGTGGTCCATCAGCGCCCGCAGGTCCTCCGGGTAGGCGTTCGCGCCGGGGCCGTTTTCCACGTCCGCGGTCCGGCCAAAGCCACGGTGGTCGAAAGTCACGCAGCGGTACCGGCTGCGGAAGAACGGCACCTGCTGCCACCAGGACAGGTGGTCCCCGCCCGCCCCGTGGGCAAAGACAATAGCCTCGCCTTCGCCATGCGTTTCGTAGTACATGCGGATGCCATTGATATCGGCCCAGGGCATAGCCTCTCCCCCTGCTGCGGTAGACTTGCCAGATTCTAACCCAGCCCTGGGAGGGTTACGGAAGGCGGCAGCGCCGCCGCCTCCAGCCCGCGCCTGGCCTCCAGCCGAACACGGCCTGGGCACATATGACCACGAGGCCGGGGCCCTCTCGTTCTGTCCCCCTCTATGAGGTAGCCTGCCCGGCCCCCGGCGCCGGTGGCGGCGCCTGCGGGCCAGACTCGCGCACACCGGCGGGGCGAATGCCAGCCGCGTCGAAGGCAAGACGCAGTCGGCGCCGCAGCTCGCCCTTTACCGGCCACTGCTCCATCGGCTCGGTCTCGCCCAGGACCCGTATCTCGACTGTCGCGTCCGCCAGCCGGTCGATGCGCAGCGCCCGCGGGGCCTGGCGGATCCGCGGCCCCCAGGCGGGGTCGCGGACCATCTCCTCGCCGACTTTGTTTATCACTTCGAACGCCTTGTCGATGTCCGCGTTGTAGGGAACCGACACGATGA harbors:
- a CDS encoding DUF72 domain-containing protein, which codes for MTVYIGTSGWQYRHWRGAFYPPRLPQREWLEHYAARFQTVEVNNTFYSLPRRAVFEDWCARTPEGFVFALKMSRYLTHLKRLRDPKDPVDRFMEVARGLDGKLGPVLLQLPPRMKADVARLQDALQAFPRAVRLAVEFRDDSWRREDVRQALADRGAALCLADRGEALATADWKTADWGYVRLHWGRASPQSCYTQECLGVWARRL
- a CDS encoding alpha/beta hydrolase → MPWADINGIRMYYETHGEGEAIVFAHGAGGDHLSWWQQVPFFRSRYRCVTFDHRGFGRTADVENGPGANAYPEDLRALMDHLGIERAYLVAQSMGGGTCMGFTVAYPERVKALVMADTTGAMSDETLTQMRQQFQESQGQPQGLAGRAYAPELRVERPHMAFLYDSIMALNPPRPQPAGERDARYVATTEKLAALRVPVQFVVGEKDAIVSPQIIRHAASLIPGARFAEVAGAGHSVYFEKADAFNEIVASFFEAVERASAK